A genomic stretch from Mycobacterium cookii includes:
- the acs gene encoding acetate--CoA ligase codes for MRVTETHAPLSYPPSAEFTAQANAAEGLYRDAEQDRLAFWAEQANRLSWATPFSQVLDWSEAPFAKWFADGKLNVAYNCVDRHVEAGNGDRVAIYWEGEQIGDSRSLTYRDLQDEVGKAANALTGLGLVAGDRVAIYLPMIPEAIVAMLACARLGLMHSVVFAGYTANALRARIDDAEAKLVITADGQFRRGKPAPLKNAVDDAVASADTVEHVLVVRRTGIEVDWKQGRDVWWHDVVDSASPEHDPEAFDAEHPLFLLYTSGTTGKPKGIVHTSGGYLTQASYTHHNIFDIKPETDVFWCTADIGWVTGHTYGVYGPLSNGVTEIFFEGTPDTPSQHRHFQIIEKYGATIYYTAPTMVRTFMKWGREFPDAHDLSSLRLLGTVGEPINPEAWRWYRTVIGGDSAPIVDTWWQTETGAAMISPLPGVAATKPGSAMAALPGISAKVVDDHGDELAPPSTDEGEHAAGYLVLDQPWPSMLRGIWGDPDRFRETYWSRYAEHGYYFAGDSARYDSDGAIWVMGRIDDVMNVSGHRISTAEVESALVGHAGVAEAAVVGATDDTTGQAICAFVVLTADHADTAGAEIIDELRAEVAKEISPIARPRELHVVPELPKTRSGKIMRRLLRDIVEKRELGDTSTLLDPGVFDAIRAAK; via the coding sequence TTGCGCGTGACCGAGACGCACGCGCCGTTGTCTTATCCGCCGTCCGCAGAATTCACTGCGCAAGCCAATGCCGCCGAAGGGTTATACCGAGACGCCGAGCAAGACCGGTTGGCGTTCTGGGCCGAGCAGGCCAACCGACTGTCCTGGGCGACCCCGTTCTCCCAGGTACTGGACTGGTCTGAGGCACCATTCGCCAAATGGTTCGCCGACGGCAAACTCAACGTCGCCTACAACTGCGTGGACCGTCACGTCGAAGCCGGCAACGGCGATCGCGTGGCGATCTACTGGGAGGGCGAGCAGATCGGCGATTCCCGCAGCCTCACCTACCGCGACCTGCAGGACGAGGTAGGTAAAGCCGCCAACGCGCTGACCGGTCTGGGGTTGGTCGCCGGTGATCGCGTCGCGATCTATCTGCCGATGATCCCGGAAGCCATCGTCGCGATGCTGGCCTGCGCACGGCTGGGGCTGATGCACAGCGTGGTGTTCGCCGGCTACACCGCCAATGCGTTGCGCGCGCGGATCGACGACGCCGAAGCCAAGCTGGTGATCACCGCCGACGGGCAGTTCCGGCGCGGCAAGCCGGCACCGCTGAAGAACGCGGTCGACGACGCGGTCGCCAGCGCCGATACCGTCGAGCACGTCCTGGTGGTCCGCCGCACCGGCATCGAGGTCGACTGGAAACAGGGCCGAGACGTCTGGTGGCACGACGTCGTCGATTCGGCGTCGCCCGAGCACGACCCCGAGGCGTTCGACGCCGAGCATCCGCTGTTCCTGCTGTACACCTCGGGCACCACCGGTAAGCCCAAGGGCATCGTGCACACCAGCGGCGGTTACCTCACCCAGGCCTCGTACACCCACCACAACATCTTCGACATCAAGCCAGAGACCGACGTGTTCTGGTGCACCGCCGACATCGGCTGGGTCACCGGGCACACGTACGGCGTCTACGGTCCGCTGTCCAACGGCGTGACGGAGATCTTCTTCGAGGGCACCCCGGACACACCCAGCCAGCACCGTCATTTCCAGATCATCGAAAAGTACGGCGCGACAATCTATTACACGGCGCCGACGATGGTCCGGACGTTCATGAAGTGGGGCCGTGAGTTCCCGGACGCGCACGACCTGTCGAGCCTGCGATTGCTGGGCACGGTCGGCGAGCCGATCAACCCCGAAGCCTGGCGGTGGTACCGCACGGTCATCGGCGGCGACAGCGCCCCGATCGTGGACACCTGGTGGCAGACCGAAACCGGCGCCGCGATGATCTCCCCGCTGCCCGGTGTCGCTGCGACCAAACCCGGTTCGGCGATGGCGGCGCTGCCAGGTATCTCGGCGAAGGTCGTCGACGACCACGGCGACGAACTCGCTCCCCCGTCCACCGACGAGGGCGAGCACGCCGCCGGATACCTCGTGCTGGATCAGCCCTGGCCGTCGATGCTGCGCGGCATCTGGGGCGATCCGGACCGCTTCCGTGAGACCTACTGGTCGAGGTACGCCGAGCACGGCTACTACTTCGCCGGCGACAGCGCGCGCTACGACTCCGACGGCGCCATCTGGGTGATGGGTCGCATCGACGACGTGATGAACGTGTCGGGGCACCGCATCTCCACGGCGGAGGTGGAGTCGGCGCTTGTCGGGCATGCCGGGGTGGCCGAGGCTGCGGTGGTGGGCGCCACCGACGACACCACCGGGCAGGCGATCTGCGCGTTCGTCGTGCTGACGGCCGACCACGCCGACACCGCGGGCGCAGAGATCATCGACGAGTTGCGCGCCGAGGTGGCCAAGGAGATCTCACCGATCGCCAGGCCGCGGGAACTGCACGTGGTGCCCGAGCTGCCCAAAACCCGCAGCGGCAAGATCATGCGCCGTCTGCTGCGCGACATCGTCGAGAAGCGCGAGCTCGGCGACACCTCGACGCTGCTCGACCCGGGCGTTTTCGACGCGATCCGGGCCGCCAAGTGA
- a CDS encoding S1 family peptidase: MVTVVSAGLSAAPASADDRVPLGGGSGIVVNGDSLCTLTTIGTDPKGELIGFTSAHCGGPGAQVAAEAAKERGVLGTMVSGNDGLDYAVIQFDRAKVAPVANVAGFVITGIGPDPAFGQVACKQGRTTGNSCGVTWGPGQDPGTILMQVCGQPGDSGGPVTVDNRLVGMIHGAFSENLPICVTKYIPLHTPAVVQSFNAILADLQSKGRMGAGFVPVPA, translated from the coding sequence ATGGTCACGGTGGTTTCGGCGGGCCTGTCCGCTGCGCCCGCGAGCGCCGACGACCGGGTCCCGCTCGGCGGCGGCTCCGGCATCGTCGTCAACGGCGACTCCCTGTGCACGCTGACCACCATCGGCACCGACCCCAAAGGCGAGTTGATCGGCTTCACCTCGGCGCACTGCGGCGGCCCGGGGGCCCAGGTGGCGGCCGAGGCGGCCAAAGAGCGCGGGGTCCTGGGCACCATGGTGTCGGGCAACGACGGCCTCGACTACGCCGTCATCCAATTCGATCGGGCCAAGGTGGCGCCCGTCGCCAATGTCGCCGGCTTCGTGATCACCGGCATCGGGCCCGATCCGGCGTTCGGTCAGGTCGCCTGCAAACAGGGCCGCACCACCGGCAACTCGTGCGGCGTCACGTGGGGTCCGGGTCAGGACCCGGGCACCATCCTGATGCAGGTGTGCGGGCAGCCGGGGGACTCGGGCGGCCCGGTCACCGTCGACAATCGGCTGGTGGGGATGATCCACGGCGCGTTCAGCGAGAACCTGCCGATCTGCGTCACCAAGTACATCCCGCTGCACACGCCGGCGGTGGTGCAGTCGTTCAACGCGATCCTGGCCGACTTGCAGAGCAAAGGCCGCATGGGCGCCGGGTTCGTGCCCGTACCCGCCTGA
- a CDS encoding phage holin family protein gives MSKHERKSADRQDGVPRTLTTIPLTDPHALSGEPSIGALVKEATSQMSTLVRAEVELARAEITRDVKKGLTGSVFFIAAMVVLFYSTFFFFFFLAELLDNWLWRWAAFLIVFGIMVVVTAALALFGYLKVRRIRGPQQTIESVKETRSAFTPGHDKPSAPALHASPGATPNDPSGW, from the coding sequence GTGAGCAAGCACGAGCGCAAGAGCGCCGACCGTCAGGACGGGGTTCCTCGCACGCTGACCACGATCCCGTTGACCGACCCACACGCACTGTCCGGCGAGCCCTCGATCGGCGCTCTGGTCAAGGAGGCCACGTCGCAGATGTCGACGCTGGTGCGCGCGGAGGTCGAGCTGGCTCGCGCGGAGATCACCCGTGACGTCAAGAAGGGCCTGACCGGCAGCGTCTTCTTCATCGCGGCCATGGTGGTCCTGTTCTACTCGACGTTTTTCTTCTTCTTTTTCCTGGCCGAACTGCTCGACAACTGGCTGTGGCGCTGGGCGGCATTCCTGATCGTGTTCGGGATCATGGTGGTGGTCACCGCGGCGCTGGCCCTGTTCGGCTACCTGAAGGTCCGCCGTATCCGCGGGCCGCAGCAGACCATCGAATCGGTCAAGGAGACCCGGTCGGCGTTCACGCCCGGCCACGACAAACCCTCGGCTCCGGCGCTGCACGCCTCGCCGGGCGCGACGCCTAACGATCCCTCGGGTTGGTGA
- a CDS encoding alpha/beta fold hydrolase, producing MGPPDPSVTRIDGPWRHLDVHANGIRFHVVEATQGASTPSTAQPLVIMLHGFGSFWWSWRHQLRGLTGARVVAVDLRGYGGSDKPPRGYDGWTLAGDTAGLIRALGHTSATLVGHADGGLVCWATSVLHSRLVRAIAVVSSPHPAALRRSVLTRRDQRRALLPSLLRYQVPIWPERILTRHNGDEIERLVRSRSSAKWVASEDFSETAGHLRQAIQIRSAAHCALEYQRWAMRSQLREEGRRFMRTMSRPFGIPMLHVHGDADPYVLADPVERTQRYAPHGRYVSVSGAGHFSHEEKPDEVNGHLSRFLDRVYRTPLS from the coding sequence ATGGGGCCACCAGATCCGTCGGTGACCCGTATCGACGGGCCGTGGCGGCATCTGGATGTGCACGCCAACGGCATTCGGTTCCACGTCGTCGAAGCGACGCAGGGCGCGTCCACCCCGTCGACCGCGCAGCCGCTGGTGATCATGCTGCACGGCTTCGGCTCGTTCTGGTGGTCGTGGCGTCACCAACTCCGCGGTTTGACCGGCGCGCGGGTGGTCGCGGTGGATCTGCGCGGCTACGGCGGCAGCGACAAACCGCCTCGCGGGTATGACGGCTGGACGCTGGCCGGTGACACCGCCGGGCTGATCCGGGCGCTGGGGCACACGTCGGCGACACTGGTCGGCCACGCCGACGGCGGGCTGGTCTGCTGGGCCACCTCGGTGCTGCACTCGCGCCTGGTGCGGGCCATCGCAGTGGTCAGCTCGCCGCATCCGGCCGCGTTGCGCAGGTCGGTGCTGACCCGCCGCGACCAACGCCGCGCGCTGCTTCCGTCGCTGCTGCGCTACCAGGTGCCGATCTGGCCGGAACGCATCTTGACCCGGCACAACGGCGACGAGATCGAACGTCTTGTGCGCAGCCGATCCAGCGCCAAATGGGTTGCTTCCGAAGACTTTTCCGAGACGGCTGGCCACTTGCGACAGGCGATCCAAATTCGGTCGGCGGCGCACTGCGCGCTGGAGTATCAGCGATGGGCGATGCGCAGTCAGCTACGCGAAGAGGGCAGACGCTTCATGCGCACCATGAGCCGGCCATTCGGCATTCCGATGTTGCACGTCCACGGCGACGCCGATCCCTACGTGCTGGCCGACCCGGTCGAACGAACGCAGCGTTACGCACCGCACGGCCGCTACGTATCAGTATCGGGGGCAGGGCATTTCAGCCACGAAGAGAAGCCCGACGAGGTCAACGGTCACTTGTCGCGATTCCTCGACCGGGTGTACCGGACTCCGCTCAGCTGA
- the marP gene encoding acid resistance serine protease MarP yields the protein MTSSQWLDIAVLAVAFIAAISGWRSGALGSLLSFVGVLLGAIAGVLLAPHLVAHVTAPRAKLFAALFLILALVVVGEVAGVVLGRAVRGAIHSNSVRFFDSLIGVAVQLVVVLVAAWLLATPLTSSAGQPSLAAAVRGSRVLAQVNDYAPEWLKTVPKRLSALLDTSGLPQVLEPFSRTPVVAVAAPDSALANNPVVANTEPSVVKIRAIAPSCQKVLEGSGFVLSPDRVMTNAHVVAGANSVTVEASGNPYDATVVSYDPTTDVAILSVPHLPAGPLAFANAPVTSGTEAIVMGYPGGGGFMATPARIRELIELNGPDIYRNATINREVYTVRANVEQGNSGGPLIDLSGQVIGVVFGAAVDDNDTGFVLTAKEVAAQLAHIGDTAAVSTGACVS from the coding sequence ATGACCAGCTCACAATGGTTAGACATCGCCGTGTTGGCGGTCGCGTTCATCGCGGCGATATCGGGATGGCGGTCGGGCGCGCTCGGCTCGCTGCTGTCGTTCGTCGGCGTCCTGCTGGGCGCGATCGCCGGCGTGCTGCTGGCCCCTCACCTCGTCGCGCACGTCACCGCGCCCCGGGCCAAGCTGTTCGCCGCGCTGTTCCTGATCCTGGCGCTGGTCGTGGTCGGCGAGGTCGCCGGCGTGGTGCTCGGTCGCGCGGTGCGCGGTGCGATCCACAGCAACTCGGTCCGTTTCTTCGACTCGCTGATCGGGGTGGCGGTGCAACTGGTGGTCGTCCTGGTGGCGGCGTGGCTGCTGGCGACCCCGCTGACGTCGTCGGCAGGTCAGCCGAGTTTGGCTGCCGCAGTGCGTGGTTCGCGGGTGCTCGCCCAAGTCAACGACTATGCGCCGGAGTGGCTGAAGACGGTGCCCAAGCGGTTGTCGGCGCTGCTGGACACCTCGGGCCTGCCGCAGGTGTTGGAGCCGTTCAGTCGCACACCGGTGGTCGCGGTCGCGGCGCCCGACTCGGCACTGGCCAACAACCCGGTGGTCGCCAACACCGAACCGAGCGTGGTGAAGATCCGTGCCATCGCGCCCAGCTGCCAGAAAGTGTTGGAGGGCAGCGGATTTGTCTTGTCACCGGACCGGGTGATGACCAACGCGCACGTGGTGGCCGGGGCGAACAGCGTCACTGTGGAAGCCAGCGGTAACCCCTACGATGCGACGGTGGTGTCCTATGACCCGACCACCGATGTCGCGATCCTCTCGGTGCCGCATCTGCCCGCGGGGCCACTGGCTTTCGCCAACGCGCCGGTGACGTCGGGCACCGAAGCGATCGTGATGGGCTACCCGGGTGGCGGTGGCTTCATGGCTACCCCGGCCAGAATCCGCGAGCTCATCGAACTCAACGGGCCTGACATCTACCGGAATGCGACCATCAACCGCGAGGTCTACACGGTCAGAGCCAATGTGGAACAAGGCAATTCAGGTGGACCGCTGATCGACCTCAGCGGCCAGGTGATCGGTGTGGTCTTCGGTGCGGCCGTCGACGACAACGACACCGGCTTCGTGCTGACCGCCAAAGAGGTGGCCGCGCAGCTGGCGCACATCGGCGACACAGCAGCGGTGTCCACCGGGGCATGTGTCAGCTGA
- a CDS encoding NUDIX hydrolase codes for MNGGGTPQQLGETMLTPEHAPPWLSPLVDNVAEMPEAFRKRLPPDVLAMVTAAEATATARNNGRDAAVLILFSGPSSDTLPEDADLLVIVRAATLRHHAGQAAFPGGASDPGDDGPVATALREAREETGIDTARLHPLVTMDRTFIAPSGFHVVPVLAYSPDPGPVAVMDQAETAVVARVPVRAFINPANRLMVYRRTLSRRFAGPAFLLNEMLVWGFTGQVISAMLDVAGWAEPWDTSDLRELDEAMAMVDDKDDA; via the coding sequence GTGAATGGCGGCGGCACTCCCCAACAGCTCGGCGAGACGATGTTGACGCCTGAGCACGCCCCGCCCTGGTTGTCGCCTCTGGTCGACAACGTCGCCGAGATGCCCGAGGCGTTCCGCAAGCGCCTGCCCCCCGACGTCCTGGCGATGGTGACCGCTGCCGAGGCGACGGCGACCGCCCGCAACAACGGGCGCGACGCGGCGGTGCTGATCCTGTTTTCCGGTCCGTCGTCCGACACCCTTCCCGAGGACGCCGATCTATTGGTGATCGTGCGGGCGGCGACGTTGCGTCATCACGCCGGCCAAGCCGCTTTCCCGGGTGGCGCATCCGATCCCGGCGACGACGGTCCGGTGGCCACGGCGCTGCGCGAGGCGCGCGAAGAGACCGGCATCGACACCGCCAGACTGCATCCGCTGGTCACGATGGATCGAACGTTCATCGCGCCGTCGGGTTTTCACGTCGTCCCGGTGCTGGCGTACTCGCCGGATCCCGGGCCGGTGGCCGTCATGGATCAGGCTGAGACAGCAGTGGTGGCGCGGGTGCCGGTCCGGGCCTTCATCAATCCCGCGAACCGGCTGATGGTGTACCGCCGCACCCTCAGCCGCCGCTTCGCCGGACCCGCGTTCCTGTTGAACGAGATGCTGGTGTGGGGTTTCACCGGGCAGGTGATTTCGGCGATGCTGGATGTCGCCGGGTGGGCAGAGCCCTGGGACACCAGTGATCTACGCGAACTGGACGAAGCGATGGCCATGGTCGACGACAAGGATGACGCTTGA
- a CDS encoding TlpA family protein disulfide reductase: protein MTASTARTTRWTVAVLAVVAALIAALLVQLRHASDSSTAPQTGAAREHRDADTPAALSGPRRRADLAACPRPGGLPGSAALRGVTAECAADGSHVDVGPALAGHRVVLNLWAYWCGPCATELPAMAEYQRRVGPEVMVVTVHQDENETAALLRLAELGVRLPTLQDGGRRIAAALGVPNVMPATVVLDSDGSVARTLPRAFASADEISAAVGVQPR, encoded by the coding sequence TTGACCGCCTCAACCGCCCGAACCACCCGCTGGACCGTCGCGGTCCTGGCGGTCGTTGCGGCTCTGATCGCCGCACTGCTGGTTCAGCTGAGGCACGCGTCGGATTCGTCGACCGCCCCGCAGACCGGTGCGGCTCGTGAGCACCGCGACGCCGACACCCCCGCGGCACTGTCCGGGCCTCGGCGACGTGCCGACTTGGCCGCGTGCCCGCGACCCGGCGGGCTGCCCGGCTCGGCGGCGTTGCGCGGCGTGACTGCCGAATGTGCTGCGGACGGCTCGCATGTCGACGTCGGGCCGGCCTTGGCCGGGCACCGCGTCGTCCTCAACCTCTGGGCGTATTGGTGCGGGCCCTGCGCGACCGAACTTCCTGCGATGGCGGAGTATCAACGACGGGTCGGCCCCGAGGTGATGGTGGTGACGGTGCACCAGGACGAGAACGAGACGGCCGCGTTGTTGCGGTTGGCCGAACTCGGGGTCCGGCTGCCGACCCTGCAGGACGGCGGGCGCCGGATCGCGGCGGCGCTGGGAGTGCCGAACGTGATGCCCGCGACCGTCGTGCTCGACTCGGACGGTAGCGTTGCCAGGACGCTGCCACGCGCCTTCGCCAGCGCCGACGAGATCTCGGCCGCGGTCGGAGTTCAGCCACGATGA
- the nth gene encoding endonuclease III, whose protein sequence is MNRKLAEAFPHVYCELDFTSPLELAVATILSAQSTDKRVNLTTPALFARYHSAVDYARADREELETLIRPTGFYRNKASSLIGLGQALVERFDGEVPRTMDELVTLPGVGRKTANVILGNAFDIPGITVDTHFGRLVRRWRWTAEEDPVKVEHAVGELIERSEWTLLSHRVIFHGRRVCHARKPACGVCVLAKDCPSFGTGPTEPLIAAALVQGPETEHLLAMAGL, encoded by the coding sequence ATGAATCGCAAACTGGCAGAAGCGTTTCCGCATGTCTACTGCGAGTTGGATTTCACCTCACCGCTGGAGTTGGCGGTGGCCACGATCTTGTCGGCGCAAAGCACCGACAAACGGGTAAATCTCACCACCCCGGCCCTTTTCGCCCGTTACCACTCAGCCGTGGACTATGCGCGGGCCGACCGCGAAGAACTCGAAACGCTTATTCGCCCGACCGGTTTCTATCGCAATAAAGCGTCCTCATTGATCGGCCTCGGTCAGGCATTGGTCGAGCGTTTCGACGGCGAAGTGCCGCGCACCATGGACGAACTCGTCACGCTGCCCGGCGTGGGCCGCAAGACCGCCAACGTCATTCTGGGCAATGCGTTCGACATCCCGGGAATCACCGTCGACACCCACTTCGGCCGGCTGGTTCGGCGCTGGCGTTGGACGGCCGAGGAGGACCCCGTCAAGGTCGAGCACGCCGTCGGCGAACTCATCGAGCGCAGCGAATGGACCTTGCTCAGCCACCGGGTGATCTTCCACGGCCGCAGGGTGTGCCACGCCCGCAAACCGGCGTGCGGGGTGTGCGTGTTGGCCAAGGACTGCCCGTCGTTCGGGACCGGCCCTACTGAGCCATTGATCGCCGCGGCGTTGGTGCAGGGCCCGGAAACCGAACACCTTCTGGCGATGGCCGGCTTGTAG